Proteins from a genomic interval of Candidatus Nanosynbacter sp. HMT-352:
- a CDS encoding class I SAM-dependent methyltransferase, whose translation MDQIRNEYLENHTNKTYQERMNQTASSKFGAIAKHLGKNVKLLDFGSGFSPEFIKQVTQTETHYVAYDVSQIVQSQLQENNIDFVTKEQLENTKDEFDIIYMSSVFHELMSYLSRPERTKTFAMLDKALKPDGTIIIRDWGPGETSSLVASIEVASEDVNDEVCTWIEALVKNSVISMPTIVCDDNDNPITPYLYKANSQTIYEIMFHAVWGLDSLERESKESYVIMNHLIHKWICAPRGYKIIQSQNEFDETYLPHLQKYFKIDSIPWPTKVIYELKKRS comes from the coding sequence ATGGATCAAATTCGCAACGAGTACTTGGAAAATCATACCAACAAAACCTATCAAGAGCGGATGAATCAGACAGCGTCATCCAAATTCGGAGCTATCGCAAAACATCTTGGTAAAAACGTTAAATTGCTTGATTTCGGTTCTGGTTTCTCGCCAGAATTCATCAAACAAGTGACGCAAACAGAAACTCACTACGTAGCCTATGATGTTTCACAAATTGTTCAATCTCAGCTTCAAGAAAATAACATTGATTTTGTTACTAAAGAACAACTTGAAAACACCAAAGATGAGTTCGACATCATCTATATGTCGAGTGTATTTCACGAATTGATGAGCTATCTATCTCGACCCGAGCGCACTAAAACGTTCGCAATGCTAGATAAAGCACTCAAGCCTGACGGCACCATTATCATCCGCGATTGGGGTCCCGGTGAGACGTCAAGCCTAGTCGCGTCTATCGAAGTAGCATCCGAAGATGTCAACGATGAAGTTTGCACATGGATCGAAGCGCTTGTTAAAAATTCAGTGATTAGCATGCCTACTATCGTTTGCGACGACAATGATAATCCTATCACTCCGTACCTCTACAAGGCAAATAGTCAAACTATTTACGAAATCATGTTTCACGCGGTTTGGGGGCTAGATTCACTTGAACGCGAATCAAAAGAATCGTACGTTATCATGAACCACCTTATTCACAAATGGATTTGCGCGCCACGCGGTTACAAAATAATACAGTCGCAGAATGAATTCGATGAAACCTATTTGCCACATTTACAAAAATACTTCAAAATCGATAGTATTCCATGGCCAACAAAGGTTATTTACGAACTAAAAAAAAGATCGTAA